From one Terriglobia bacterium genomic stretch:
- a CDS encoding beta-galactosidase, with the protein METAIGDDYFDGHDTRERILRHLRIAKALHVHYLRCAFSWNGIEPEPGKFDFRFWDMLVDEASRAGIQIIPYVAYTPEWAARKKQQFWEQPPSDQGAFTRVMTALATHFRGRIHSWELWNEPDNHDYWQGSAGEFADMVIPAAQAVRRADPNAKIVLGGMSYGPSAFFNDLVSKHHIERYFDVIALHAYPESWHEGRAEEVFQQILPEMKALIDHAHNPPALWLNEMGYADYRYDRSHASIYGTNIYYSYEHTARYTADFLLKSFLMTAASGDVSLAGWYRIDDFRENDPRMSSDKVNDHLGVVRADGSRKPDFYAFRLFNTLLSQPFRVIDNPTTVSGKDYSQAVVYTFIRQDGRVVVAGWLRSSEYSEVPAHTGMLADQRRERVNISLPCPATQITNYDALGEHWSTRMHPARNLPNVPLTGDRVYLAVVQCASGK; encoded by the coding sequence ATGGAGACCGCGATTGGAGACGACTACTTCGACGGCCACGACACGCGAGAGCGCATACTCCGTCATCTGCGGATCGCGAAGGCACTCCACGTTCATTACCTGCGGTGCGCTTTCAGTTGGAACGGTATTGAACCCGAGCCGGGCAAGTTCGATTTCCGATTCTGGGACATGCTCGTGGACGAAGCTTCCCGTGCCGGCATCCAAATTATTCCTTACGTCGCGTACACCCCGGAATGGGCCGCTCGCAAAAAACAACAGTTCTGGGAGCAGCCACCGTCCGACCAAGGCGCTTTCACCCGCGTGATGACAGCGCTGGCGACGCACTTTCGCGGGCGAATTCACAGCTGGGAACTCTGGAATGAACCCGACAACCACGATTACTGGCAGGGCTCGGCAGGTGAATTCGCCGATATGGTTATACCCGCGGCGCAGGCGGTTCGCCGCGCCGATCCAAACGCCAAAATCGTTCTCGGGGGAATGAGCTACGGTCCGAGTGCATTCTTCAACGATCTCGTCTCAAAGCACCACATCGAGCGTTACTTCGATGTGATCGCCCTTCACGCTTACCCGGAATCATGGCACGAGGGGCGTGCCGAGGAGGTCTTTCAGCAGATCCTTCCCGAGATGAAAGCCCTCATCGATCACGCTCACAATCCGCCGGCGCTGTGGCTCAACGAAATGGGCTATGCGGATTACCGCTATGATCGCAGCCACGCCTCGATCTACGGCACGAACATCTATTACTCCTATGAACACACCGCGCGTTACACCGCCGATTTCCTACTCAAATCGTTTTTGATGACCGCTGCTTCCGGCGATGTGAGCCTCGCAGGCTGGTACCGCATCGACGACTTCCGGGAGAACGATCCGCGCATGTCCTCCGACAAAGTCAACGATCACCTTGGAGTCGTACGCGCAGATGGTTCGCGGAAGCCCGATTTCTATGCCTTTCGACTGTTCAACACATTGCTGTCGCAGCCGTTTCGCGTAATCGACAACCCCACAACCGTGAGCGGGAAGGACTACTCCCAGGCGGTTGTTTACACCTTCATTCGCCAGGACGGCCGAGTTGTGGTCGCGGGGTGGCTTCGCAGTTCGGAATACTCTGAGGTCCCGGCACACACCGGGATGCTGGCCGATCAACGACGAGAGAGGGTAAATATCAGCTTGCCATGTCCGGCCACGCAGATCACAAACTACGACGCGCTTGGCGAACACTGGAGCACCCGGATGCACCCTGCCCGCAATCTACCGAATGTTCCTCTTACGGGCGACCGAGTGTATCTGGCCGTAGTTCAATGCGCATCCGGGAAATAG
- a CDS encoding 6-phosphofructokinase: MANSKKGVIGILTGGGDVPGLNPAIRSVTFRALREGYQVIGLKRGWAGLIDIVRDKDYDNSNNFQVLTEEVVNRAGRTGGTFLHTSRTNPSKVKKDSVPAHLQDRYTADKNDLTPEALKNLDWLGIDYLIPIGGDDTLSYGVRLFQEGFKVVAIPKTMDNDVPGTDYCIGFSTCVTRTIQMANSLRTSAGSHERFLVLEVFGRYAGYTAMLPTMAGAANRCVIPEHKFDIERLTELMCADRQKNPSRYSVVLVSEGAMFEGGEMIFENETTDAFGHKKLGGIGDLVAEKLKELSPKYNHGKTIECITQKLGYLVRGGDPDAIDSIVPMAYGNLALDLVLSNMHGRLVVLKNGRYDNIPVDTVTATKKLVNVKEHYNTERLRPFYKSFEMKPLFIMTSEQGLPV, translated from the coding sequence ATGGCGAATAGCAAGAAGGGTGTCATTGGCATTCTTACCGGTGGCGGCGATGTACCGGGATTGAACCCGGCAATTCGTTCGGTGACGTTCCGGGCTCTGCGCGAAGGCTACCAGGTTATCGGTTTGAAACGCGGCTGGGCGGGCCTCATCGACATCGTCCGCGACAAGGATTACGACAACAGCAACAACTTCCAGGTTCTCACCGAAGAAGTCGTGAACCGTGCCGGACGTACCGGCGGTACGTTCCTTCACACTTCGCGCACCAACCCCAGTAAGGTAAAGAAAGACTCGGTTCCTGCGCACTTGCAGGACAGGTACACCGCCGACAAGAATGACCTCACGCCGGAAGCACTCAAGAACCTCGACTGGCTCGGCATCGACTACCTGATCCCTATCGGCGGCGACGACACGCTCAGCTACGGCGTGCGCCTCTTCCAGGAAGGGTTCAAAGTCGTCGCTATCCCCAAGACAATGGACAACGATGTCCCGGGCACCGATTACTGCATCGGCTTCAGCACCTGCGTGACGCGGACCATCCAGATGGCTAACAGCCTTCGAACATCGGCCGGGTCGCACGAGCGCTTCCTGGTGCTGGAAGTTTTTGGTCGATACGCCGGCTACACGGCGATGCTGCCCACGATGGCCGGCGCCGCCAACCGGTGCGTCATTCCTGAGCACAAGTTCGACATTGAGCGCCTGACCGAACTCATGTGTGCGGATCGCCAGAAAAACCCCAGCCGCTACTCCGTCGTGCTGGTCTCAGAGGGCGCGATGTTCGAAGGCGGAGAGATGATTTTTGAGAACGAAACCACGGACGCCTTCGGTCACAAGAAACTCGGCGGCATCGGCGATCTCGTAGCTGAGAAGCTGAAAGAACTCTCGCCGAAGTACAACCACGGCAAGACCATCGAGTGCATCACCCAGAAACTCGGCTACCTGGTGCGTGGTGGCGACCCCGACGCAATCGACTCCATCGTTCCCATGGCCTACGGCAACCTGGCTCTCGACCTCGTGCTCAGCAACATGCATGGCCGCCTGGTAGTGCTGAAGAACGGCCGCTATGACAACATTCCAGTCGATACCGTCACCGCCACAAAGAAGTTGGTGAACGTGAAGGAGCATTACAACACCGAGCGTCTGCGGCCCTTCTACAAGAGCTTCGAGATGAAGCCACTCTTTATCATGACCAGCGAACAAGGATTGCCCGTATAG
- a CDS encoding STAS domain-containing protein produces MSLAIQCRRVGYVTVVDCAGKLIAGENAASLHDQVRRCIDSHISVVVNLGAVTFIDSSGLGLLVRLVTTTRNSPSGLRFCGANDQVHRILELTNLRGVLRVHDTEQEAIEALERKESGQFSSGVGASVLCLDRSMDLLAFFRGALDKAGFETHSACNVPDALLLLRTLRPNAIVAGPEFATKVGGVAAELKVPVIPFNEDFSALDAGDATASLLEQLKARLVKGNA; encoded by the coding sequence TTGTCCCTCGCGATTCAATGCCGTCGTGTCGGGTATGTCACCGTGGTGGATTGTGCCGGAAAGCTGATTGCCGGCGAGAATGCAGCCTCGCTGCACGATCAGGTGCGGCGCTGCATCGACAGCCATATCAGCGTGGTCGTCAACCTGGGAGCAGTTACCTTTATTGACAGCAGCGGACTGGGATTGCTGGTTCGACTCGTTACCACAACGCGAAATTCTCCGTCAGGTCTGCGCTTCTGCGGCGCGAACGACCAGGTCCACAGGATCCTGGAATTGACCAATCTCCGGGGCGTCCTGAGGGTTCATGATACCGAGCAAGAGGCAATCGAAGCCTTGGAAAGAAAAGAGTCGGGCCAATTCAGCTCCGGCGTTGGTGCCAGCGTTCTCTGCCTCGACCGTTCGATGGATCTGCTTGCCTTTTTTAGGGGAGCGCTCGACAAGGCTGGCTTCGAAACTCACTCTGCCTGCAATGTGCCGGACGCGCTGCTCCTTCTGAGGACGCTCCGCCCGAACGCGATTGTCGCTGGTCCCGAGTTTGCCACAAAGGTCGGAGGCGTTGCCGCCGAACTGAAAGTCCCTGTCATCCCTTTTAACGAGGACTTCTCGGCCCTCGATGCGGGCGATGCAACGGCCTCACTCCTGGAGCAACTCAAGGCACGGCTGGTCAAAGGAAATGCCTGA
- a CDS encoding ribonuclease HI family protein — MSELVAYVDGGSHGNPGPSGIGVVIQDSFGTKFGVSRWIGHHDNNVAEYVALLEALQIALTMNAKALRVYSDSEVVVHQMNGVYTCQSPRLYSLNWTCKKLAKSLDFSIMRIPRHENVEANHLANRAARMMGPKRKKNRRRSELREIPAL, encoded by the coding sequence ATGTCTGAATTGGTGGCCTACGTCGACGGCGGTTCCCATGGCAATCCTGGGCCGTCCGGCATTGGAGTGGTAATCCAGGATTCCTTTGGTACCAAGTTCGGCGTCTCGAGGTGGATCGGTCACCACGACAACAATGTGGCCGAGTACGTCGCCCTCCTCGAAGCCCTGCAGATCGCGCTGACCATGAACGCCAAGGCGCTGCGCGTCTACTCCGATTCCGAAGTCGTCGTTCACCAGATGAACGGGGTGTACACCTGCCAGAGTCCACGCCTTTACTCCCTCAACTGGACGTGCAAGAAACTGGCGAAATCCCTGGATTTCTCGATCATGAGAATCCCTCGGCACGAAAATGTCGAGGCGAACCACTTGGCCAATCGTGCTGCTCGCATGATGGGCCCAAAACGGAAGAAGAATCGCAGGCGAAGTGAGCTTCGCGAAATCCCCGCTCTGTGA
- the treS gene encoding maltose alpha-D-glucosyltransferase — MTADPWYKQAIIYQVHVRTFYDASGNGIGDFAGLTEKLDYLRNLGVTAIWLMPFFPSPLRDDGYDISDYYSVHESYGSLNDFKIFLEAAHRRDLRVIIEFVLNHTSDQHPWFRESRSSRDNAKRDWYVWSDTDTPYRDTRIIFLDTEMSNWAWDPLSKAYYWHRFFSHQPDLNYDNPAVRQEMWNVMKFWLDMGVDGFRLDAVPYLVEREGTNCENLPETHQVIRELRAQLDAEYPGRMLLAEANQWPADLRPYFGNEDEFHMAFHFPLMPRMFMGLKLEDRKPIVEILEQTPEIPTTAQWCLFLRNHDELTLEMVTDLERDYMYDVYASDKTMRLNLGIRRRLAPLLDNDRKKIELMNGMLMSLPGTPIIYYGDEIGMGDNVFLGDRNGVRTPMQWSGGWNAGFSTADPENLYSPLILNPVFGYQSINVTAQQRSEHSLLAWMKRLIQVRKSTRVFGTGSIEFLQPANHRVLAYVRQLGNEKVLVVNNLSSAAQAVELDLRKYKGHVLIEMFGRNIFPRIGDSNYLLTLGPHQFFWFRMRKI; from the coding sequence ATGACCGCAGATCCCTGGTACAAGCAGGCAATCATTTATCAGGTCCACGTGCGCACGTTTTATGACGCCAGTGGGAATGGTATCGGTGATTTTGCGGGACTCACGGAAAAACTGGACTACCTTCGAAACCTGGGGGTAACGGCGATCTGGCTGATGCCGTTCTTCCCCTCGCCGCTGCGCGATGACGGATACGACATTTCCGATTACTACTCCGTACACGAGAGTTACGGCAGCCTGAACGACTTCAAAATATTCCTTGAGGCCGCGCACAGGCGGGATTTGCGCGTCATTATCGAGTTCGTACTGAACCACACGTCCGACCAGCATCCGTGGTTCCGGGAATCGCGCAGTTCGCGTGACAATGCCAAGCGCGACTGGTACGTCTGGAGCGACACCGACACGCCGTATCGTGACACCCGCATTATCTTTCTCGACACGGAAATGTCGAACTGGGCATGGGACCCGCTCTCAAAGGCGTATTACTGGCATCGCTTCTTCAGCCACCAGCCCGACCTCAACTACGACAATCCGGCCGTCCGCCAAGAGATGTGGAACGTAATGAAGTTCTGGCTGGATATGGGGGTCGACGGGTTCCGGTTGGACGCCGTGCCTTATCTCGTCGAGCGCGAAGGCACCAATTGCGAGAACCTTCCTGAGACACATCAAGTGATCCGGGAACTGCGGGCTCAGCTGGATGCGGAGTATCCCGGGCGAATGTTGCTGGCCGAGGCCAACCAGTGGCCTGCCGATTTGCGGCCCTACTTCGGTAACGAAGACGAGTTTCATATGGCCTTCCACTTCCCGCTGATGCCCCGCATGTTCATGGGCCTGAAACTGGAAGACCGCAAGCCCATTGTCGAGATTCTCGAACAGACACCCGAAATTCCCACGACCGCCCAGTGGTGCCTTTTCCTGCGAAACCACGATGAACTTACGCTGGAGATGGTGACCGACCTCGAGCGCGACTACATGTATGACGTGTACGCGAGCGACAAGACAATGCGGCTGAACCTTGGGATTCGGCGACGGCTCGCACCACTACTCGACAACGATCGTAAGAAGATCGAGTTGATGAATGGCATGTTGATGTCGCTGCCCGGAACGCCGATTATTTACTATGGGGATGAGATCGGGATGGGTGATAACGTCTTCCTGGGCGACAGAAATGGCGTTCGTACACCGATGCAGTGGAGCGGGGGCTGGAACGCTGGATTCTCTACAGCGGATCCGGAGAATTTATACTCCCCGCTGATTCTGAATCCGGTTTTCGGGTATCAGTCGATTAACGTGACCGCCCAACAGCGGTCCGAGCACTCGTTGCTGGCATGGATGAAACGGTTGATCCAGGTTCGAAAGTCAACACGGGTATTTGGAACTGGATCCATCGAGTTTTTGCAGCCGGCAAATCATCGTGTACTGGCATATGTGCGCCAGTTGGGAAATGAGAAGGTGCTGGTGGTGAATAATCTCTCCAGCGCTGCTCAAGCCGTGGAACTTGATTTGCGGAAATACAAAGGTCACGTGCTGATCGAGATGTTCGGAAGGAACATATTTCCTCGCATCGGCGATTCGAACTACCTGCTCACCCTGGGACCGCATCAGTTCTTCTGGTTCCGCATGAGGAAGATTTAA
- a CDS encoding sulfatase-like hydrolase/transferase, whose translation MKRDFLLCLSFSNLVFLNAWDRVLWAGAGYYRQNVAKDILLVACCVVLFTIVSWLLLLVVRRSKNARVLNIARFGFFCFAALWLLPYVFRAFSALPPLGKLTLGICLAVLPLLWKRIPLSRFAASLLLCSSLFVLVTFAEATWFVSQSAKPQSQIKPDVVRNSGKSRVLWIVFDELDEDIAFDNRPKSLHLPEFDALQAHSWAASRAYPPANLTELSIPALLTGKIIENTKPLNDHELSLQLGDSHVWIQWSKAPSIVSDARNLGFRTSLIGWYHPYCDVLGSELDYCFQVKSAAFFGSLVRQSFAGTTASVLRRVFPILGSLGTPDPEDRRCRRDHLREYMEIENAAIAAVSRFQDGLLIIHIPAPHPTAIFDRDLGQYRTEGKRSYLDNLALADMALGEIRKQMEVRDTWGDTTVIVTSDHWWRVRAWAKGALWTEEERVFDQKRDHRVPFLVKLAGQKTQINYDRPVSTILIRDLIRSVLTGETESAEALSAKVNSLTTETPRTIYRDYETQRVTVLRAGD comes from the coding sequence ATGAAAAGGGATTTTCTGTTGTGTTTGTCATTCTCGAATCTGGTCTTCTTGAATGCTTGGGATAGAGTTCTGTGGGCAGGGGCTGGCTATTATCGACAGAACGTCGCAAAGGACATCCTGCTAGTGGCCTGCTGCGTGGTGCTGTTTACTATCGTCAGTTGGCTCCTTTTGCTGGTCGTAAGACGAAGCAAAAACGCTAGAGTTTTGAACATTGCGAGGTTTGGATTCTTCTGTTTTGCGGCATTGTGGCTTCTCCCGTATGTCTTCCGCGCATTCTCAGCACTGCCACCACTCGGTAAACTCACTTTGGGTATTTGCTTGGCAGTCTTGCCTCTCCTGTGGAAACGCATCCCTTTATCTCGATTCGCTGCGAGCCTTCTCCTGTGCTCCTCTCTATTCGTGCTGGTCACATTCGCTGAAGCAACCTGGTTTGTCAGCCAATCCGCAAAACCACAGTCTCAGATCAAACCTGATGTGGTCCGCAACTCCGGAAAGTCGCGCGTGCTCTGGATCGTCTTCGATGAACTCGACGAAGATATTGCGTTTGACAATCGGCCCAAGTCGCTTCACCTTCCTGAATTTGATGCCCTACAGGCGCATTCATGGGCGGCTTCACGTGCCTATCCGCCCGCGAATCTCACTGAGTTGTCGATTCCCGCGCTTCTGACGGGCAAGATTATTGAGAATACAAAACCCTTGAACGACCACGAACTGTCACTTCAGTTGGGCGACAGCCACGTCTGGATTCAATGGAGCAAGGCCCCCAGTATTGTGTCGGATGCGAGGAACCTGGGGTTTCGTACTTCCTTGATTGGTTGGTACCACCCATACTGCGATGTTCTTGGAAGTGAGCTTGATTATTGCTTTCAAGTGAAATCCGCCGCCTTTTTTGGCAGCCTTGTCCGCCAGTCGTTCGCCGGTACTACGGCGTCAGTGCTCCGCAGGGTATTTCCGATACTTGGTTCGCTGGGGACTCCAGACCCCGAAGATCGCAGGTGCCGCCGAGATCACCTGAGGGAGTACATGGAAATCGAGAATGCCGCAATCGCTGCGGTAAGCAGATTCCAGGACGGACTGCTGATCATCCATATCCCTGCTCCTCATCCGACCGCCATTTTTGACCGAGATCTTGGACAGTATCGGACGGAAGGGAAGCGGAGTTATTTGGACAACCTGGCGCTTGCAGACATGGCGCTTGGTGAGATTAGAAAACAAATGGAAGTGCGGGATACATGGGGCGACACGACTGTCATTGTCACATCAGATCATTGGTGGCGCGTAAGGGCCTGGGCAAAGGGGGCACTTTGGACGGAGGAAGAAAGAGTTTTCGACCAGAAGAGGGATCATCGCGTTCCATTCCTAGTCAAGTTGGCGGGTCAGAAAACCCAGATCAACTACGATAGGCCAGTAAGCACCATCCTAATTCGGGATTTGATTAGATCGGTTCTAACTGGTGAGACTGAATCAGCGGAAGCCCTCTCCGCTAAGGTGAACTCGTTAACGACGGAAACACCCCGGACAATTTATCGGGACTACGAAACTCAGAGAGTGACGGTTTTACGTGCGGGCGATTAG
- a CDS encoding class I SAM-dependent methyltransferase has product MPNLDAFFNSPAAIRSITDGSIIRTWRAIPTFPAAVDEILAESDPTNCAVLEHERIPFQSFPYEWSPEMLYEAGLLTLALCDQLLDEGRGLKDATPYNILFRGTKPVLVDVLSVEARDPSDPVWLPYAQFMTSFILPLLAYRKFGLPLDQAFLSRRDGLKPEDLYKFCDAGRKLDPSILFNVVLPTWLGRVSRLNSDGLYRKRSNPDSHRARFMLRGLFASLRRKLKAVSPPEDSGSNWTNYENQNSYSREEMERKQAFVSTVLQRFWPSMVLDVGCNTGVFSRLAARQGATVVAIDSDPVVVGRAFTKAKREALDVLPLVVDISRPTPAVGWNNAECSSFLARGTERFDLVLMLAVVHHLIVTERIPLINIAALVAQLTNEFALIEYIAPCDPMFRKLVRGRDALYAHVTEQLFRSTFQEQFSILDGIPLSQTRSLYLLRKKK; this is encoded by the coding sequence TTGCCGAATCTCGATGCATTCTTTAATTCGCCTGCCGCAATTCGGTCCATAACTGATGGATCGATCATCCGAACTTGGCGGGCCATCCCGACCTTCCCCGCCGCAGTCGATGAGATTCTGGCGGAATCAGACCCAACCAATTGCGCAGTTCTGGAGCACGAACGCATCCCGTTCCAGAGTTTCCCGTACGAGTGGTCGCCAGAGATGCTGTACGAAGCAGGTTTGCTGACACTCGCCCTTTGCGATCAGCTTCTCGATGAGGGTAGGGGGCTCAAAGACGCCACGCCATACAACATACTTTTCCGCGGAACGAAGCCGGTATTGGTCGATGTGCTCTCAGTTGAAGCTCGTGACCCTTCTGACCCCGTGTGGCTGCCCTACGCGCAGTTTATGACAAGTTTCATCTTGCCCCTGCTCGCCTATCGGAAGTTCGGTCTGCCCTTGGATCAGGCTTTCTTATCCAGAAGGGACGGACTGAAGCCTGAAGACCTGTACAAGTTTTGCGACGCAGGAAGAAAGCTCGATCCTTCCATTCTCTTCAACGTCGTTCTTCCCACTTGGCTTGGTCGGGTTTCACGACTCAACAGTGATGGACTGTACCGAAAAAGATCGAATCCAGATTCCCACCGTGCTCGCTTCATGCTTCGGGGACTCTTCGCGAGCCTCCGTAGGAAGTTGAAGGCCGTTTCGCCACCGGAGGACTCCGGCAGTAATTGGACTAATTACGAGAATCAAAACAGCTATTCACGAGAAGAAATGGAGCGAAAGCAAGCGTTCGTGAGCACGGTGCTCCAACGATTTTGGCCCAGCATGGTTCTGGATGTCGGATGTAATACCGGGGTTTTCAGCCGATTGGCAGCCCGGCAGGGTGCTACCGTGGTCGCAATTGACAGCGATCCCGTTGTTGTTGGGCGAGCGTTCACAAAGGCAAAACGCGAAGCCCTCGATGTATTACCTCTCGTTGTGGACATCTCGCGACCTACCCCGGCAGTGGGTTGGAACAACGCAGAGTGTTCGTCGTTTCTAGCTCGGGGCACCGAGCGCTTCGATCTCGTTCTAATGCTTGCCGTTGTTCATCACTTGATCGTGACTGAGAGAATCCCTCTCATTAACATCGCAGCGCTGGTCGCGCAGCTTACAAACGAGTTCGCTCTGATTGAATACATTGCCCCTTGTGATCCTATGTTTAGGAAGTTGGTCAGAGGAAGAGATGCACTATATGCACACGTCACCGAGCAACTGTTCCGGAGTACGTTTCAGGAGCAGTTCTCCATTCTCGATGGTATTCCTCTGAGCCAGACGCGCAGCTTATACCTGTTGAGAAAGAAAAAATGA
- a CDS encoding alpha/beta fold hydrolase — translation MPRRGLGGGHLQTLAGNFLKRKNHLPEPEERLFHVEPEVQVLCDCHWQRGRSRTLTLMIVHGLEGSSDSQYVVGTGSKAWERGWNVIRMNIRNCGGTEGLTPTLYHSGLSGDIRAVIDALLKQDGLPHIALAGFSMGGNQVLKCVGEWGREAPSQMVAACAVSPACDLALSADALHRGQNRIYEWWFLAGLFKRFRRKAEMFPGRFDPALLKGVRSIRDFDERITAKYMGFLGAEDYYTKASSSRVLDKIATPTLVIHAVDDPFVVISDGTAAKLRSNPNITYVESAHGGHCAFLAAADGYDGRWAERQIVDFCAKQLPSR, via the coding sequence GTGCCACGCCGCGGCCTGGGCGGCGGCCACCTGCAGACGCTCGCGGGCAACTTTCTGAAGCGCAAGAATCATCTTCCTGAACCCGAAGAGCGGCTGTTCCATGTTGAGCCTGAAGTTCAAGTACTCTGCGATTGTCACTGGCAGCGGGGTCGCTCACGAACCCTCACTTTGATGATCGTGCATGGCCTGGAAGGGTCCAGCGATTCCCAGTACGTGGTCGGCACCGGAAGCAAGGCTTGGGAGCGCGGGTGGAACGTCATCCGGATGAACATTCGCAATTGTGGTGGAACCGAAGGCCTGACGCCGACGCTTTATCACTCCGGCCTCTCCGGCGATATTCGCGCCGTGATCGACGCGCTTCTGAAACAGGACGGATTGCCGCACATCGCACTCGCCGGCTTTTCCATGGGTGGGAACCAGGTGCTGAAATGCGTCGGCGAGTGGGGAAGAGAAGCGCCGTCTCAAATGGTCGCCGCTTGTGCCGTCTCACCCGCATGTGATCTTGCCCTCTCGGCGGACGCGCTGCATCGAGGGCAGAACCGGATCTACGAATGGTGGTTCCTCGCAGGTCTGTTCAAACGGTTCCGACGGAAAGCGGAGATGTTTCCCGGCCGATTCGATCCGGCCCTGCTGAAAGGCGTTCGCAGCATTCGCGACTTCGATGAACGAATCACCGCGAAGTACATGGGTTTTCTGGGCGCAGAGGATTACTACACGAAGGCCAGCTCGTCGCGAGTCCTGGACAAGATCGCCACCCCGACCCTCGTGATTCACGCAGTTGACGATCCATTTGTAGTTATCAGTGACGGGACCGCGGCCAAGCTTCGCTCGAATCCCAACATAACTTACGTCGAATCTGCGCACGGCGGACACTGCGCGTTTCTCGCCGCGGCTGACGGTTATGACGGCCGCTGGGCGGAACGGCAGATCGTCGACTTCTGCGCCAAACAACTGCCGTCGCGCTGA
- a CDS encoding zinc ribbon domain-containing protein, with amino-acid sequence MPIFEYKCENCGKRFEAIVIGSRKPECPSCHSKKLEQQLSSFAVRAGSSSSATPCGAPAGSCGSSGGT; translated from the coding sequence ATGCCGATTTTTGAATACAAATGTGAGAATTGCGGTAAGCGCTTCGAGGCGATCGTGATCGGCTCGCGTAAACCGGAGTGCCCTTCCTGCCACAGCAAAAAGCTCGAACAGCAGCTCTCCTCGTTCGCGGTTAGAGCCGGAAGCAGTTCGAGTGCGACGCCCTGCGGCGCGCCCGCCGGGTCCTGCGGCAGTTCCGGAGGAACTTGA
- the pxpA gene encoding 5-oxoprolinase subunit PxpA: MTEVRIDLNADLGESPAAYEVDAELMRFITSANIACGGHAGDVKSVARTVELARTYRVAVGAHPSFPDRANFGRVAMTIEAAELQRSLEEQISLIAEIAARFGSPVAHVKPHGALYHSASADPVVAQAIARAVQKITPSAIIVAQYGSPAADFYREVGLLAATEAFADRAYEPNGALHSRSLPGALLDEGRAVEQALGIVLKQRVVASDGSALTIRADTLCFHSDTPNAAAIAGRVRQALEIAGVRIAPLSALKANG, from the coding sequence ATGACGGAAGTCAGGATCGACCTGAACGCGGATCTCGGTGAGTCTCCGGCCGCGTATGAAGTTGATGCTGAACTGATGCGGTTCATTACTTCCGCGAATATTGCCTGCGGCGGCCACGCAGGAGACGTGAAAAGCGTCGCGCGGACGGTAGAGCTTGCCCGGACGTACAGGGTGGCGGTCGGAGCGCACCCGAGCTTTCCTGATCGTGCCAATTTTGGGCGGGTCGCAATGACGATCGAGGCCGCCGAACTACAACGCTCGCTCGAGGAGCAAATCAGTCTGATCGCGGAAATTGCCGCGCGGTTCGGGTCGCCGGTGGCGCACGTGAAACCGCATGGTGCGCTCTATCATTCCGCGAGCGCGGATCCGGTGGTTGCGCAGGCAATTGCGCGAGCCGTCCAGAAAATCACTCCATCCGCGATAATTGTCGCGCAGTACGGCTCTCCCGCCGCGGACTTCTATCGCGAGGTCGGCCTTCTGGCAGCGACCGAGGCCTTCGCCGACCGAGCCTACGAGCCCAATGGAGCTTTGCATAGCCGTTCGCTTCCGGGAGCCCTTCTCGACGAAGGTCGTGCGGTGGAGCAGGCGCTGGGCATCGTACTCAAGCAGCGCGTCGTCGCGTCGGATGGCAGCGCATTGACTATCCGTGCGGATACTCTCTGCTTCCATTCCGATACCCCGAACGCCGCAGCGATCGCAGGACGAGTTCGACAAGCGCTGGAGATTGCAGGAGTTCGAATCGCGCCGCTTTCCGCCCTGAAAGCCAACGGGTGA